The genomic DNA GGTGGTGGTGGCCCTGGTGATCCAGGTGAGCGTCCTCGCCCGTCTCCACCTCCCGGGCGCCGTCCCCGACCTGGTGCTCCTGACCGTCCTCGGCCTCGCCATGGTCTACGGCCATGTCGGCGGCGCCCTCATCGGCTTCGGCGCCGGCCTGCTCGCCGACCTCGTGCCGCCCGCCGACCACGCCGCGGGCCGCTACGCCCTCGTCCTGTGCGTCATCGGCTACCTCGCCGGGCTGGCCAAGCCCGAGAACGGCCGCCTCAAGTCCGCGTCCGGCCCCATGGCCGTGGTCGTCGCCGCGGCGATCGGCACGACCCTGCTGTACGCGGGCGTCGGCGCCCTCGTCGGCGACACCGCCGCCCGACATGTGGGCCTCGTCAGCCTGTTGGTGACGGCCGCCGTGTACGACCTGCTGCTCGCGCCGTTCGTGGTCCCCGGGATCATGGCACTGGCCCGGCGCGCCGAGAACGACCCGCTCGCCGAGGGCGGCTCCGGTGCCAAGGCGGCCGACGTCTCCTCGGGCTGGCTGTCCTCCGGCACCGGTCTGCGCATCGGCGGCCAGCGTGGCGGGCTGCGCGCGAAGGCGGTCAAGGCACGGGTGGCCCGGGCGGGACGCATCAAGGGGGTCAAGCGGCTGTGACCACAAGGGACTTCACCGCCCGTGTCCACAGGTTCGCCGTGTACTCGTATGTCTCGTACGCGCACTGAGAGGGGGAGGCAGCAGCAGTGACCAACATCCCCGAGACCGGTCGGACCCCACGGGTCCAGATCCGCCTCGTCGTCATCCAGATCCTCGTCTTCTCCCTGCTCGGCACCCTCGGCGGCCGCCTCTGGTATCTCCAGATCCGCAACGGCGACGAGTACGCCAAGGAGGCCTCCGGCAACCACGTCCAGCAGGTCGTCCAGCCCGCCGTACGCGGCTCGATCCTCGATGCGCGCGGCGTGCCGATCGCCGACAACGAGACCCGCCTCGTCGTGTCCGCCTCCCGCACCGATCTGCTGAAGATGAAGGACGACGGCAAGGCCGTCCTCACCAAGCTCGCGGGCGTCCTGGACCTCAAGCCCGAGGACGTCATAGAGAAGGTCCGGCTGTGCGACGCCAAGACGCCCCAGCCCTGCTGGAACGGCTCGCCCTACCAGCCCATCCCGATCACCGACGAGGCCACCGCCAAGCAGGCCCTGCAGATCCGCGAGCGCTCCGAGGATTTCCCCGGCATCACCGCCGAGCCCGAGGCCGTGCGCCGCTACGCCGCCCCCGGCGAGGCCAACACCGCGCAGGTCCTCGGCTACCTGTCGCCGGTCACCGACAACGAGCTCCAGCAGGCCAAGGACTCCGACTCGCCGTATCTGCGCTCCGACCAGGTCGGCCGCTCGGGTCTTGAGCGCCAGTACGACAAGGAGCTGCGCGGCAAGGCCGGCGTCACCCGCTACGAGGTCGACAACCTCGGCCGGGTCATCGGCAAGGCCAAGAGCGACGCGGCCGAGCCCGGTTCCAACCTCGTCACCAGCATCGACGCCCGTGTGCAGCGCGTCGCCGAGTACGAGCTCAACGACGCGATGAAGGTCGCCCGTACCCAGTTCGACAAGAACACCAACGAAAACTACAAGGCGGACTCCGGCGCGGTCGTCGTGATGGAGGCCAAGACCGGCCGTGTGGTCGCCATGGCGTCCAACCCGACGTACGACCCGAACGCCTGGGTCGGCGGCATCTCCGCCAAGGACTACGCCAGGCTCACCGGCAAGAAGTCCAACTACCCGCTGCTGAACCGCGCCATTCAGGGTCAGTCGGCGCCCGGCTCCACCTTCAAGGTCAT from Streptomyces avermitilis MA-4680 = NBRC 14893 includes the following:
- the mreD gene encoding rod shape-determining protein MreD — encoded protein: MRFNRMLLSTALVVVALVIQVSVLARLHLPGAVPDLVLLTVLGLAMVYGHVGGALIGFGAGLLADLVPPADHAAGRYALVLCVIGYLAGLAKPENGRLKSASGPMAVVVAAAIGTTLLYAGVGALVGDTAARHVGLVSLLVTAAVYDLLLAPFVVPGIMALARRAENDPLAEGGSGAKAADVSSGWLSSGTGLRIGGQRGGLRAKAVKARVARAGRIKGVKRL